A genomic segment from Rhodospirillum centenum SW encodes:
- a CDS encoding NADH-quinone oxidoreductase subunit A, translating into MLNPLIVEYLPILIFICIAAGVAISMMAAAYLVGRQNPDSEKLSPYECGFEPFADARSKFDVRFYLVSILFIIFDLEVAFLFPWAVALGDIGMFGFWSMMVFIGILLIGFAYEWKKGALEWE; encoded by the coding sequence ATGTTGAATCCGCTGATCGTCGAGTACCTGCCGATCCTCATCTTCATCTGCATCGCCGCCGGTGTCGCCATTTCGATGATGGCGGCGGCCTACCTTGTCGGCCGGCAGAATCCCGACAGCGAGAAGCTGTCCCCGTATGAGTGCGGGTTCGAGCCGTTCGCGGATGCGCGCAGCAAGTTCGACGTGCGTTTCTATCTGGTCTCGATCCTGTTCATCATCTTCGATCTGGAGGTCGCCTTTCTCTTTCCCTGGGCGGTCGCTCTTGGTGACATCGGCATGTTCGGTTTCTGGTCGATGATGGTCTTCATCGGGATTCTCCTGATCGGCTTCGCCTACGAATGGAAGAAAGGAGCCCTGGAATGGGAGTGA